The window ATCTTGACAGAAGACAGGGGCTGATAAAAGATAAGTTCTTGGAGTTCAGCGGTTTTCCTGTTTTGTATTTTACGCAGCTGCTGGCATGGGCGCTGGGAGAAAAAATATCAACTCTTGGTTTTAATGATCACTATTTTAATCCCCGCACTGTACTTGAGAAAGTTGTAAAAGCTGAGGTTGCACAATGAGCGGAAACGGACCAAAAAAGAAGATAGGTGTTTTTGTATGCCACTGCGGTATTAACATTGCCGGTGTTGTGGATGTTGAAAAAGTTGCAAAAGAGCTTTCAAAATATGACGGTGTTGATTTTTCCGTTGATTATGTTTACATGTGTTCCGAACCCGGGCAGAAGCTTATTGAAGAAACTATTAAAGAGAAAAAACTTGATTCTGTAATTGTTGCGGCCTGTTCTCCCACTTTGCACGAGAGAACATTTCAGAACGTTATGATCCGTGCAGGGCTCAATCAGTATCAGGTCGAAATTGCAAATATCAGGGAGCAGGACAGCTGGGTACATCCTGACAGAGACGAGGCTACAATTAAGGCAGCCCGAATTGTAAAATCCATGATTGAGAAGGTCAGGAGAAATGAAAATCTGGTGCCTCTTGCCGTAGATATAACGAGACGTGCCCTTGTAATCGGGGGAGGAATAAGCGGTATTCAGGCTGCTCTTGACATCGCTGATCACGGATATGAAGTACTGCTTGTTGAAAAGGAGGCATCAATCGGAGGACACATGGTGCAGCTCTCCGAAACCTTTCCCACTCTTGACTGTTCTCAGTGTATTCTTACTCCCAAAATGGTGGAAGCGTCACGCCACCCCAAAATTAAAATCCTTACGTACCATGAGGTTGAATCAATTTCCGGATTTGTCGGGAATTTTAAGGTTAAAATTAAAAAGCGGCCAAGATTTGTGGATCCTGATGTCTGTACCTTGTGCGGTGAGTGTGAAAAAGTCTGCCCTCAGGTTGTGGCAGACGAATTTAACATGGGTTTAAGTTTCAGAAAAGCTATATACATGCCCTTTCCGCAGGCAATACCCGGAACTTATACGCTTGATATTGAAAGCTGCCTGGGGCTGCTGCCCATCCGCTGCGGAAAGTGCAGGGAAGCATGCGAACCCAATGCAATTAATTATGATGATCAGGAAGAGATTTTTGAGGAAGAAGTGGGAGCAGTTGTTGTAGCAACAGGTTATGATCTTTACGGTCTGGATAATCTCGGAGAATTTGGCGGAGAAAAATATGAAGACGTTATAAACGGCCTTGAGTTTGAGCGTATCCTTTCTGCATCAGGCCCCACAGGCGGGCAGGTCAGAAGGCCTTCTGACGGCAAGGTTCCTAAAAATATTGTATTTGTGCAGTGCTGCGGATCAAGGGATCCGGAAAACCACAACCCGTACTGTTCCAAAATCTGCTGTATGTACACAGCCAAACATGCCATGCTGTACAAACACAGAGTGCCTGACGGAAATGCAACTGTATTCTATATTGATGTCAGGACAGGAGGCAAAAACTTTGACGAGTTTTTTCAGAGGACAATAGAAGAGGAACATGTGCTTTATGTGAGAGGAAAGGTATCAAAGATTTTCAAAGAGGGAGACAAACTGATTGTCTGGGGTGTTGATACTCTTACAGGCAGAAAGGTTGAAATGGAAGCGGACATGGTTGTTCTTGCCATGTCAATGGTTCCTTCGGAAAACGTTGATGAACTTCTGAAAAAATTAAAAATTTCCGCGGATGCAAACGGCTTTTTATCTGAAGCTCATCCCAAACTGAGACCTGTTGAGAGCCTTAATGCAGGGTTTTTCCTGGCAGGATGTGCGCACGGACCCAAAGATATTCCGGAAACAGTTGCTCAGGCTTCGGCAGCAGCAGCCAAGGTGGGTGACCTGTTTGCACAGGAAAAACTTTATCATGAACCCACAGTTGTTTCTGCGGAGGAAGAGCTGTGCGCAGGATGCGGAATCTGTGTGCCGGTTTGTCCCTACGGCGCAAGAACTCTTAACAGAGAAAGAGGAGTGGTCGAAGTAAATGAGATTCTGTGTGAAGGGTGCGGCGCATGCGCAGCAGCCTGTCCGTCAGGTGCGGCACAGCAGAGAAACCAGACCGACGAACAGATCTTTTCAATGGTTAAAGCAATTTTGAAGGAGTAGCCATGTTTGAACCGAAAATAATGAGTTTTATCTGCAAATGGTGTACTTATGCCGGTGCAGATCTGGCAGGCACTTCCAGAATGGAGTATGCTCATAATCCTGTAAATGTCAGAGTTATGTGTTCATCAAGAATTGATCCACAGCATATTTTTTATGCTTTCAAACACGGAGCAGACGGTGTTTTTATTGGAGGATGCCATCCCGGAGACTGCCACTATGTTGAAGGAAATTATAAAACATTAAGAAGAGTTTCTCTTGTAAAAAAAATGATGAGAGATATGGGTATTGACCCGGCACGGCTGAGGTTGGAATGGATTTCTGCTGCAGAAGGGGCAAAATTTGTTGAAGTTATGAACGAATTTACAGAACAGATTAAAAATCTGGGCCCGTTAAATTTCAGAGAAATGGCATCAATAGATGAGGGTGTAAGTCATGAGTAATGATGTAGAGACAAAACAGAACAAAAAGCAAGACAATCTTGTACCCATTTATATTATGGGGAAGAGATACGATGTTCCGTCATCACTTACAATTCAGAAAGCAATGGAGTATGCAGGATATCAGCTTGTAAGAGGGTGCGGGTGCAGAGGCGGTATCTGCGGAGCATGCGGCACTGTTTACAGGTTCCCCAACTCATACAGAATTGAAGTGGGACTGGCGTGCCAGACTGTTGTAGAGCCTGATATGTACATTGCCCAGCTTCCCTTTTTCCCGGGTAATAAGGCCGAATATGATATTGAAAAACTTGAGCCAACAGGTGCAACCATTGCAAAATACTATCCTGAAATTTACAAATGTGTGGGATGCGGAACGTGCACCAGGTCATGTCCTATGGACATTGATGTTATGGATTACATAAGCCGGGCAATAAGAGGTGATATTGAAGGAACTGCAAAACTTTCTTTTGATTGTGTAATGTGCGGCTTGTGTGCTGCAAGATGCCCTGCGGAAGAGGTTCAGTACAACATTGCGATTCTTGCAAGAAGACTTTACGGCCGGCATATTGCAAAGAGAGCGTCTCATCTGCAAAAAGCTGTTGAATATGTGGAACAGGGCAGGTTTAAAAAAGG of the bacterium genome contains:
- a CDS encoding CoB--CoM heterodisulfide reductase iron-sulfur subunit A family protein produces the protein MSGNGPKKKIGVFVCHCGINIAGVVDVEKVAKELSKYDGVDFSVDYVYMCSEPGQKLIEETIKEKKLDSVIVAACSPTLHERTFQNVMIRAGLNQYQVEIANIREQDSWVHPDRDEATIKAARIVKSMIEKVRRNENLVPLAVDITRRALVIGGGISGIQAALDIADHGYEVLLVEKEASIGGHMVQLSETFPTLDCSQCILTPKMVEASRHPKIKILTYHEVESISGFVGNFKVKIKKRPRFVDPDVCTLCGECEKVCPQVVADEFNMGLSFRKAIYMPFPQAIPGTYTLDIESCLGLLPIRCGKCREACEPNAINYDDQEEIFEEEVGAVVVATGYDLYGLDNLGEFGGEKYEDVINGLEFERILSASGPTGGQVRRPSDGKVPKNIVFVQCCGSRDPENHNPYCSKICCMYTAKHAMLYKHRVPDGNATVFYIDVRTGGKNFDEFFQRTIEEEHVLYVRGKVSKIFKEGDKLIVWGVDTLTGRKVEMEADMVVLAMSMVPSENVDELLKKLKISADANGFLSEAHPKLRPVESLNAGFFLAGCAHGPKDIPETVAQASAAAAKVGDLFAQEKLYHEPTVVSAEEELCAGCGICVPVCPYGARTLNRERGVVEVNEILCEGCGACAAACPSGAAQQRNQTDEQIFSMVKAILKE
- a CDS encoding hydrogenase iron-sulfur subunit — protein: MFEPKIMSFICKWCTYAGADLAGTSRMEYAHNPVNVRVMCSSRIDPQHIFYAFKHGADGVFIGGCHPGDCHYVEGNYKTLRRVSLVKKMMRDMGIDPARLRLEWISAAEGAKFVEVMNEFTEQIKNLGPLNFREMASIDEGVSHE
- a CDS encoding 4Fe-4S dicluster domain-containing protein encodes the protein MSNDVETKQNKKQDNLVPIYIMGKRYDVPSSLTIQKAMEYAGYQLVRGCGCRGGICGACGTVYRFPNSYRIEVGLACQTVVEPDMYIAQLPFFPGNKAEYDIEKLEPTGATIAKYYPEIYKCVGCGTCTRSCPMDIDVMDYISRAIRGDIEGTAKLSFDCVMCGLCAARCPAEEVQYNIAILARRLYGRHIAKRASHLQKAVEYVEQGRFKKGIEQLKKMSVEQLKEIYNARETEPHMGPEEWTPADKKNVIIE